The Posidoniimonas polymericola genome includes a window with the following:
- a CDS encoding RNase H family protein yields MLPTSPSFLLQADALCLHAAAGEWRFTLTDQSTGQLVVASDTEPGFDLDRLALLALVRGLEAVPRPGQVTVLTSCRTLRDGLRTGLAGWKSNGWKWERFGRLVTIRDVDLWQRVDQALQIHQVQCRSWRVCVADHTGHQAANLPARQPNSRQVSAADQPRSEKVQPTFAPRPAGGISASFLREPALLVVRSAAKRNRLRLNLSDEVSPEYARASAS; encoded by the coding sequence ATGCTCCCCACCTCCCCAAGTTTCCTGCTCCAGGCAGACGCGCTCTGCCTGCACGCCGCTGCCGGTGAGTGGCGGTTTACGCTCACCGACCAATCGACCGGTCAGCTGGTCGTGGCGAGCGACACCGAGCCCGGTTTCGACCTCGACCGTTTGGCCCTGCTGGCGTTGGTGCGCGGGCTGGAGGCGGTTCCACGCCCCGGCCAGGTGACCGTGCTGACTTCGTGCCGCACTCTCCGTGACGGTCTGCGGACCGGACTTGCCGGTTGGAAGAGCAACGGCTGGAAGTGGGAACGGTTTGGACGACTCGTGACGATTCGCGATGTCGATCTTTGGCAGAGAGTTGATCAGGCTCTGCAGATCCATCAGGTGCAGTGTCGATCCTGGCGGGTATGTGTGGCAGACCACACCGGTCACCAGGCCGCCAACCTTCCCGCCCGTCAACCAAACTCCCGCCAGGTTTCGGCCGCCGATCAGCCGCGCAGCGAGAAAGTGCAGCCGACTTTTGCTCCCCGCCCCGCTGGGGGGATCTCGGCCTCGTTTTTGCGTGAACCTGCTTTACTAGTGGTTCGATCAGCGGCCAAACGCAACCGACTGCGGCTCAACCTGAGCGACGAAGTCTCCCCAGAGTACGCCCGGGCGTCTGCCAGTTAG
- the glgB gene encoding 1,4-alpha-glucan branching protein GlgB encodes MRTQVPLDSISPLIGCHHENPFALLGPHQVEEDGRKALAVRAFLPDAKQAWVVDAAHGQHRPMRRIHPAGLYEAIHSTEDNGLCQLDGASYAIQVIDKNGKQTTMHDPYAFEPLLGEMDLHLLGEGKHWASYERLGAHLRTIDGVTGVNFAVWAPNAKGVSIVGDFNGWSAKLNQMRKHIPSGVWELFLPGLDEGTLYKFSVTQQDGRVVEKCDPYAFAAEIPPRTANIVTNLNQYTWGDSEWMAEREKLNAFDAPISIYELHLGSWRRDPSEPDRWLSYRETAPQLVEYCQQMGFTHVELMPVSEHPFTGSWGYQTVGYFAATSRYGSPEDLMHMIDVLHQGGIGVIIDWVPAHFPKDDHGLSSFDGSSLYEHSDPRQGEHPDWGTKIFNYGRNEVSNFLISNALFWLDKYHIDGLRVDAVASMLYLDYSREDGDWVPNRFGGRENLEAIDFLKRFNEETHLQYPGVLTIAEESTSWTGVSRPTYVGGLGFSLKWNMGWMNDTLRYFHHEGIHRKYHHDELTFSLIYAFTENFCLPFSHDEVVHGKGSMLDQMPGDMWQKFANLRLLYGYMWTHPGKKLLFMGGEFGQWHEWNYNESLQWHLLQWESHEGVQKYVSHLNHMYRNEPALHEVDFESGGFEWVDCHNHEDSVLAYLRRGKDPNDYLLVCSNFTPVPRQGYKIGVPEAIWYDEISNSDSTYFGGSDLGNGGGIQAAPLESHGRPASLEVTLPPLSTIVLKPRRS; translated from the coding sequence ATGCGCACCCAAGTTCCACTCGATTCGATCTCGCCGCTGATCGGTTGTCACCACGAGAATCCGTTCGCCTTGCTCGGCCCGCACCAGGTCGAGGAGGACGGCCGCAAGGCGTTGGCAGTGCGGGCATTCCTGCCAGACGCCAAGCAGGCGTGGGTGGTCGACGCCGCCCACGGGCAGCATCGTCCGATGCGGCGGATTCACCCAGCGGGCCTATACGAAGCGATCCATTCCACGGAAGATAACGGACTCTGCCAGCTGGACGGCGCAAGTTACGCAATACAGGTAATCGATAAGAACGGCAAGCAGACGACCATGCACGATCCCTACGCATTTGAACCCCTGCTCGGCGAAATGGACCTGCACCTCCTCGGTGAGGGCAAGCACTGGGCGAGCTACGAGCGGCTGGGTGCCCACCTGCGGACCATCGACGGGGTCACCGGCGTCAATTTCGCGGTTTGGGCCCCCAACGCTAAGGGGGTGAGCATCGTTGGCGACTTCAATGGCTGGAGCGCCAAGCTCAACCAGATGCGCAAGCACATCCCCTCGGGGGTGTGGGAGCTCTTCCTGCCGGGCCTGGACGAGGGCACGCTCTACAAGTTCTCGGTGACGCAGCAGGACGGACGCGTGGTCGAGAAGTGCGACCCGTACGCCTTCGCCGCGGAGATCCCGCCCCGCACCGCCAACATCGTCACCAACCTGAATCAGTACACCTGGGGCGACAGCGAGTGGATGGCGGAGCGTGAGAAGCTGAACGCTTTTGACGCGCCGATCTCGATCTACGAGCTGCACCTCGGGAGCTGGCGGCGTGACCCGTCGGAGCCCGACCGCTGGCTCAGCTACCGCGAGACCGCCCCGCAGCTGGTCGAGTACTGCCAGCAGATGGGGTTCACCCATGTCGAGCTGATGCCGGTCAGCGAGCACCCGTTCACCGGCAGCTGGGGCTACCAGACCGTCGGCTACTTTGCCGCCACGAGCCGCTACGGTTCCCCCGAAGACCTGATGCACATGATCGACGTCCTGCACCAGGGCGGGATCGGCGTGATCATCGACTGGGTCCCGGCCCACTTCCCCAAGGACGACCACGGGCTCAGCAGCTTCGATGGGTCGTCGCTCTATGAGCACTCCGACCCGCGTCAGGGCGAGCACCCCGACTGGGGCACAAAGATCTTCAATTACGGCCGCAACGAGGTGAGCAACTTCCTCATCTCCAACGCGCTGTTCTGGCTCGACAAGTACCACATCGACGGACTGCGGGTCGACGCGGTGGCGTCGATGCTGTACCTCGACTACAGCCGTGAGGACGGCGACTGGGTTCCCAACCGCTTCGGCGGCCGTGAGAACCTCGAGGCGATCGACTTCCTCAAGCGGTTCAACGAGGAGACCCACCTGCAGTACCCGGGCGTGCTGACGATCGCCGAGGAGTCGACCTCCTGGACCGGCGTCTCGCGTCCCACGTACGTCGGCGGCCTCGGCTTCAGCCTGAAGTGGAACATGGGCTGGATGAACGACACCCTGCGGTACTTCCACCACGAGGGAATCCACCGCAAGTACCACCACGACGAGCTGACCTTCAGCCTGATCTACGCGTTCACCGAGAACTTCTGCCTCCCCTTCAGCCACGACGAGGTCGTGCACGGCAAGGGCAGCATGCTGGACCAGATGCCCGGCGACATGTGGCAGAAGTTTGCGAACCTGCGGCTGCTGTACGGCTACATGTGGACCCACCCCGGCAAGAAGCTGCTGTTCATGGGCGGCGAGTTCGGCCAGTGGCACGAGTGGAACTACAACGAGTCGCTGCAGTGGCACCTGCTGCAGTGGGAGAGCCACGAGGGCGTGCAGAAGTACGTGTCGCACCTCAACCACATGTACCGCAACGAGCCCGCCCTGCACGAGGTCGACTTCGAGAGCGGCGGGTTCGAGTGGGTCGACTGCCACAACCACGAGGACAGCGTGCTGGCCTACCTGCGGCGTGGCAAGGACCCCAACGACTACCTGTTGGTCTGCAGCAACTTCACCCCGGTCCCGCGGCAGGGCTACAAGATCGGCGTGCCCGAGGCGATCTGGTACGACGAGATCAGCAACAGCGACTCGACCTACTTCGGCGGCAGCGACCTTGGCAACGGCGGCGGCATCCAGGCCGCCCCGCTCGAGAGCCACGGCCGCCCCGCTTCGCTCGAGGTCACGCTGCCGCCGCTGTCGACCATCGTGCTCAAGCCGCGGCGTTCCTAG
- the acpS gene encoding holo-ACP synthase has translation MIVGIGTDIIETLRIAKMIERHGELFINRVYTEHEIKYCSSQRAATQHYAGRWAAKEAVLKALGTGWVRGISWRDIEVYKQASGAPVVRLQGGARDALERSGIHRIHVSISHCRSHATAYAVAERDT, from the coding sequence ATGATCGTCGGCATCGGCACGGACATTATCGAAACGCTCCGCATCGCCAAGATGATTGAGCGGCACGGCGAGCTGTTCATCAACCGCGTCTACACCGAGCACGAGATCAAGTACTGCAGCAGCCAGCGGGCCGCGACGCAGCACTACGCGGGCCGCTGGGCGGCCAAGGAGGCGGTGCTCAAGGCGCTGGGGACCGGCTGGGTGCGGGGCATCTCGTGGCGCGACATCGAGGTCTACAAGCAGGCCTCCGGCGCGCCGGTCGTGCGGCTGCAGGGCGGGGCGCGTGACGCGCTGGAGCGGTCGGGCATCCACCGCATCCACGTCAGCATCAGCCACTGCCGCAGCCACGCCACGGCGTACGCGGTGGCCGAACGCGACACCTAA
- the topA gene encoding type I DNA topoisomerase gives MAKKKAASGSPTNALVIVESPAKAKTIGKYLGKGYTVEASVGHVRDLPQGAKQIPAKYKGEPWANLGVNVEDNFAPIYVVSPGKTKQIKLLKDQLKKADTLYLATDEDREGEAISWHLLELLKPKVPVHRLVFHEITKDAIQAALAEPREVDEGLVRAQETRRILDRLYGYEVSPLLWRKVRPKLSAGRVQSVAVRLIVERERDRMAFVSATWWDLIGTFAKSDGQKLEAGIVSVDGRKIPSGSNFDPHTGLLKNADMLLLDGPASAALAEKLRSGEFTVSKVEEKPYTTKPYAPFTTSTLQQEANRKLGFTARRTMGAAQSLYENGHITYMRTDSTNLAKVAVEDARNLVASEYGDNYLPSEPRTYTGKVKNAQEAHEAIRPAGHPFPLLSDLKSTLNSDEFKIFELVWKRTVASQMENARGRRIVVTIEGGGCVFQVSGKTIDFPGYLRAYVEGSDDPDAELADQEKSLPSVVEGEKLSCVEMLNKDHTTQPPSRFSEAALTKALEEKGIGRPSTYASIIDTIQARNYVFKKGGALVPTWVAFSVIKLLEDHLGGLVDYQFTAEMEDDLDAISRGEKQYLDYLKNFYFGNGKPGLKKQLENKIDDIDPRSVSRIKIGEADGDEVFVRVGKFSPFVEKGERKASLPEELPPDEVKLEYALELLLQAAKADEPLGTCPETGKPIYLKTGRFGPYIQRGTMEDDEKPKNASLLKGMSVDDVDLALALRLLSLPRDLGVHPKLEKNMVVQNGRFGPYVKCGDETRSLPAEVSPLDVTVEQAIELLNQPKARGRGRGAAKPPIKEFDESPITGTKVQLLEGRYGPYVTDGETNASLPKGADPNELDFNEALNLLAARAAAGGSKKKTTKKAAKKKATKKAAKKKTTTKKATKKK, from the coding sequence ATGGCCAAGAAGAAGGCAGCAAGCGGGTCTCCAACCAACGCGTTAGTGATTGTGGAATCACCCGCCAAGGCCAAGACCATCGGCAAGTACCTCGGCAAGGGGTACACCGTCGAGGCCTCGGTGGGGCACGTCCGTGATCTGCCGCAGGGCGCCAAGCAGATCCCCGCAAAGTACAAGGGCGAGCCCTGGGCCAACCTCGGGGTGAACGTCGAGGACAATTTCGCGCCGATCTACGTGGTTTCCCCCGGGAAAACCAAGCAGATCAAGCTCCTCAAAGACCAGCTCAAGAAGGCCGACACCCTCTACCTCGCGACCGACGAAGACCGCGAAGGGGAGGCCATCAGCTGGCACCTGCTCGAGCTCCTCAAGCCGAAGGTGCCGGTGCACCGGCTGGTGTTCCACGAGATCACCAAAGACGCCATCCAGGCGGCTTTGGCCGAACCCCGCGAGGTCGACGAGGGCCTGGTCCGCGCCCAAGAAACCCGCCGCATCCTCGACCGCCTCTACGGCTACGAGGTCTCGCCGCTGCTGTGGCGGAAGGTCCGCCCCAAGCTGTCGGCCGGCCGCGTGCAGAGCGTCGCGGTCCGGTTGATCGTCGAGCGCGAACGCGACCGCATGGCGTTTGTCTCCGCGACCTGGTGGGACCTGATCGGCACGTTCGCCAAGTCCGACGGGCAGAAGCTCGAGGCGGGCATCGTCTCGGTCGACGGCCGCAAGATCCCCAGCGGCTCCAACTTCGACCCCCACACCGGCCTGCTCAAGAACGCCGACATGCTGCTGCTGGACGGCCCGGCGTCGGCGGCGTTGGCCGAGAAGCTCCGCTCGGGCGAGTTCACCGTCAGCAAGGTCGAAGAGAAGCCGTACACGACCAAGCCGTACGCCCCGTTCACCACCAGCACGCTGCAGCAGGAGGCGAACCGCAAGCTCGGATTCACCGCCCGCCGGACGATGGGCGCCGCCCAGAGCCTGTACGAGAACGGTCACATCACTTACATGCGTACCGACTCGACCAACCTGGCCAAGGTGGCGGTCGAGGACGCACGCAACCTGGTCGCCAGCGAATACGGCGACAACTACCTGCCTAGCGAACCCCGCACCTACACCGGCAAGGTGAAGAACGCCCAGGAGGCCCACGAGGCGATCCGCCCCGCCGGCCACCCGTTCCCGCTGCTGTCGGACCTGAAGAGCACGCTCAACTCCGACGAGTTCAAGATCTTCGAACTCGTCTGGAAGCGGACGGTCGCCAGCCAGATGGAGAACGCCCGTGGCCGCCGGATCGTCGTGACGATCGAGGGGGGCGGCTGCGTCTTCCAGGTCAGCGGCAAGACCATCGACTTCCCCGGCTACCTGCGGGCGTATGTCGAGGGCTCGGACGATCCGGACGCCGAGCTGGCCGACCAGGAGAAGTCCCTGCCGAGCGTCGTGGAGGGTGAGAAGCTCTCCTGCGTCGAGATGCTCAACAAGGACCACACCACCCAGCCCCCGAGCCGCTTCAGCGAAGCCGCGTTGACCAAGGCGCTCGAGGAGAAGGGCATCGGCCGCCCGTCGACCTACGCGTCAATTATCGACACCATCCAGGCCCGCAACTACGTGTTCAAGAAGGGCGGCGCGTTGGTGCCGACCTGGGTCGCGTTCAGCGTCATCAAGCTGCTCGAGGACCACCTCGGCGGGCTGGTCGACTACCAGTTTACCGCCGAGATGGAGGACGACCTCGACGCCATCAGCCGCGGCGAGAAGCAGTACCTCGACTACCTCAAGAACTTCTACTTCGGCAACGGCAAGCCGGGCCTGAAGAAGCAGCTCGAGAACAAGATTGACGACATCGACCCCCGCAGCGTCAGCCGCATCAAGATTGGCGAAGCCGACGGCGACGAGGTGTTTGTGCGGGTCGGCAAGTTCTCTCCGTTCGTTGAGAAGGGCGAGCGGAAAGCTTCGCTGCCGGAGGAGCTGCCGCCGGACGAAGTCAAGCTCGAGTACGCGTTGGAACTGCTGCTGCAGGCCGCCAAAGCCGACGAGCCGCTGGGAACCTGCCCGGAGACCGGCAAGCCGATCTACCTCAAGACCGGCCGCTTCGGACCGTACATCCAACGCGGCACGATGGAGGACGACGAGAAGCCGAAGAACGCCTCGCTGCTCAAGGGGATGAGCGTCGACGACGTCGACCTGGCCCTGGCCCTGAGGCTGCTCAGCCTGCCGCGGGACCTCGGCGTGCACCCCAAGCTCGAAAAGAACATGGTCGTGCAGAACGGCCGTTTCGGCCCGTACGTTAAGTGCGGCGACGAGACCCGCAGCCTGCCGGCGGAGGTCTCGCCGCTGGACGTGACCGTGGAGCAGGCGATCGAACTGCTCAACCAGCCGAAGGCCCGTGGCCGTGGTAGGGGCGCCGCCAAGCCGCCGATCAAGGAGTTCGACGAGTCGCCGATCACCGGGACCAAGGTCCAGCTGCTCGAGGGCCGGTACGGACCCTACGTGACCGACGGCGAGACCAACGCCTCGCTGCCCAAGGGAGCCGACCCCAACGAGCTCGACTTCAACGAAGCCCTCAACCTGCTCGCCGCGCGGGCGGCCGCCGGAGGGTCTAAGAAGAAGACCACCAAGAAGGCCGCGAAGAAAAAGGCGACCAAGAAGGCCGCCAAGAAGAAGACGACGACAAAGAAGGCTACCAAGAAAAAGTAG